One stretch of Candidatus Hydrogenedentota bacterium DNA includes these proteins:
- a CDS encoding segregation/condensation protein A — protein sequence MPEETQQPQTSPETGDSDALIINEAADEVLRLQLDLFEGPFEVLLYLIKTQEIDIFDIPIVQVTEQYLRFLEMMREENLDLAGDFLVMAATLIQVKARMILPVEVEGGEDEEIEEEDPRLELVEKLLEYRKFRDLGERLGRFEEAKLDCYPRFAKPEVEVIEEEELTDVSLYDLVQAIRNVLRFVREPFIQRVQAETYSVEQAITRLENLLEERDTVTWFELYESTGDRLEHICLFLALLELCRMRRIRAHQHQPFGDIRIFPRSPEEAGPLDVAMA from the coding sequence GTGCCTGAAGAGACGCAACAGCCGCAAACGTCTCCCGAGACGGGAGACTCCGACGCTCTTATCATCAACGAAGCCGCGGATGAAGTGTTGCGCCTGCAACTGGACCTTTTCGAGGGCCCATTCGAGGTGCTGCTTTACCTCATCAAGACGCAAGAAATCGACATCTTCGACATTCCCATCGTACAAGTGACCGAGCAATACTTGCGGTTCCTCGAGATGATGCGTGAAGAGAACCTGGACTTGGCGGGCGACTTCCTGGTCATGGCCGCCACGCTCATCCAGGTCAAGGCGCGCATGATCCTTCCGGTCGAAGTCGAAGGCGGCGAGGACGAGGAAATCGAGGAGGAAGACCCCCGGCTCGAACTGGTGGAGAAACTCCTTGAATACCGGAAGTTTCGCGACTTGGGTGAGCGCCTGGGCCGCTTCGAGGAAGCGAAGCTGGACTGCTATCCGCGGTTCGCCAAGCCGGAGGTGGAAGTCATTGAGGAAGAAGAGTTGACCGACGTCAGCTTGTATGACCTTGTTCAGGCCATTCGCAACGTATTGCGGTTCGTGCGCGAACCGTTCATCCAGCGCGTGCAGGCTGAGACCTATTCCGTCGAGCAGGCGATTACCCGCCTGGAGAACCTGCTCGAAGAGCGGGATACCGTGACTTGGTTTGAATTGTACGAATCCACCGGCGACCGCCTCGAACATATCTGCCTGTTTCTCGCCTTGCTCGAATTGTGCCGGATGCGCCGCATACGCGCGCATCAACACCAGCCGTTCGGCGATATCCGCATCTTTCCGCGCAGTCCCGAGGAGGCCGGTCCTCTTGATGTGGCCATGGCGTAG
- a CDS encoding TlyA family RNA methyltransferase, producing MRKERADILVQLQAAVSRSKAQGLIHAGQVWLGGERIDKPGLHIPEDSVLEIREQPRFVSRGGEKLEAAFEAFALDVQDRAAIDVGASTGGFTDCLLQHGARLVFAVDVGYGQLAWKLRQDPRVIVLERTNIRHLAQDRLTEPPTFFTIDCSFISLRLVLPPLARLLDPRAAGVALIKPQFEAGREQVGKGGVVYDPAIHATVIERVREAADELGFARIDVIPSPLLGPAGNQEFLAYLRKE from the coding sequence ATGCGGAAAGAACGCGCCGACATACTCGTCCAGTTACAGGCGGCGGTTTCGCGCTCGAAGGCTCAGGGACTCATCCACGCGGGTCAGGTCTGGCTCGGCGGCGAGCGCATCGACAAGCCGGGCCTTCACATCCCCGAGGACAGCGTCCTGGAGATCCGCGAGCAGCCCCGGTTCGTCAGCCGGGGCGGCGAGAAACTCGAAGCGGCTTTCGAGGCCTTTGCGCTGGACGTGCAGGACCGCGCCGCCATCGATGTGGGCGCCTCGACCGGCGGGTTCACCGACTGCCTGCTGCAGCATGGGGCCCGGCTCGTTTTCGCCGTGGATGTCGGCTACGGCCAGCTTGCGTGGAAATTACGCCAAGACCCGCGCGTGATTGTGCTGGAACGGACCAATATCCGCCATCTCGCGCAAGACCGGCTCACCGAGCCCCCCACGTTCTTCACCATCGATTGCTCGTTCATCTCGCTGCGTCTCGTGTTGCCGCCTTTGGCGCGGCTGCTGGACCCGCGCGCGGCGGGCGTGGCCCTGATCAAGCCGCAGTTCGAGGCGGGCCGGGAGCAGGTGGGCAAGGGTGGCGTTGTGTACGATCCGGCCATTCACGCCACTGTAATTGAACGGGTCCGCGAAGCGGCCGACGAGTTGGGATTCGCGCGGATCGATGTGATACCCTCTCCCCTGCTTGGTCCCGCCGGCAACCAGGAGTTCCTGGCGTACCTGCGCAAGGAGTAA
- the recN gene encoding DNA repair protein RecN — protein sequence MLETLRIQNYALIDAVEMDFRSGFNALTGETGAGKSILIGALELVLGSRASGEVLREGADRATIEAVFRVPRPSPRLKRLLKGNEIDATDGEVLLSRVMTADGRSRGYVCGRLMPFAVLSEIGDELVDLHGQHEHQSLLRPDRQLELLDAFASAEEDTAAVAERVESLRAMDRELAALETDDRERLRQIEFFRFEVNEIDAAALTAGEEEDVRGRVKLITNAETVFTLANRVYALLYENEGQTAIDLIDAAVRELEELAGFDERYRALATQLTDIRAGVESVANEARAHVNGLEFDAQELDRLNARLALLRDLKRKYGATVEEILAHRDQAAAHITAYEQRDERLAALRGKRDALHAETQSAAAALSRKRAAAAQRLNKKITETLQELGMKGGSFEACIERVPLCAQGVDRVEFLLAANPGERLKPLRQVASGGEISRIMLALKAVFAGADRIPTLVFDEIDAGVGGAMARKVADKIGELARSHQVICITHIPQIAALARTHFRVAKETKQKRTTSSVVEVSGEARVAELARLLDGTMSDVSLEHARALLRER from the coding sequence ATGCTCGAAACGCTGCGCATCCAGAATTATGCCCTTATCGATGCGGTCGAAATGGATTTCCGCAGCGGCTTCAACGCGCTCACCGGCGAGACCGGCGCCGGCAAGTCCATTCTCATCGGGGCGCTCGAGCTGGTCTTAGGCAGCCGCGCTTCCGGAGAGGTATTGCGCGAAGGCGCGGACCGCGCGACCATCGAGGCCGTCTTCCGCGTGCCCCGGCCTTCCCCTCGGCTCAAACGCCTCTTGAAAGGCAACGAAATCGACGCCACGGACGGCGAGGTCCTGTTGAGTCGCGTCATGACCGCCGACGGACGCAGCCGCGGCTACGTCTGCGGCCGGCTGATGCCTTTCGCGGTGCTTTCCGAAATCGGAGACGAACTTGTCGACCTCCACGGCCAGCATGAGCACCAATCCCTGCTCCGGCCGGACCGTCAACTGGAGCTGCTCGACGCATTCGCCAGTGCGGAAGAAGACACCGCCGCGGTGGCGGAGCGGGTCGAGTCCCTGCGCGCGATGGACCGCGAACTGGCCGCGCTTGAAACGGACGACCGCGAACGGCTGCGGCAGATTGAGTTCTTCCGCTTCGAAGTCAACGAGATCGACGCCGCGGCCCTGACGGCCGGCGAAGAGGAAGACGTCCGCGGCCGCGTCAAGCTCATTACCAACGCCGAAACCGTGTTCACGCTCGCGAACCGGGTATACGCGCTGCTCTACGAGAACGAGGGCCAGACCGCCATCGATCTCATCGACGCTGCAGTGCGCGAACTTGAGGAACTCGCCGGGTTCGACGAGCGCTACCGCGCTCTGGCAACGCAATTGACGGACATCCGCGCGGGCGTCGAAAGCGTGGCCAACGAAGCCCGCGCACATGTGAACGGCCTCGAATTCGACGCCCAGGAACTCGACCGGCTCAACGCCCGGCTCGCGCTCCTGCGCGACCTCAAGCGGAAATACGGGGCAACCGTTGAGGAAATCCTCGCACACCGCGACCAGGCTGCCGCGCATATCACCGCCTACGAACAACGGGATGAACGGCTCGCAGCACTGCGGGGAAAGCGTGATGCGCTCCATGCCGAAACGCAATCCGCCGCCGCCGCGCTCTCCCGCAAGCGCGCGGCCGCCGCTCAGCGCCTGAACAAGAAAATCACGGAGACACTGCAGGAACTGGGGATGAAAGGCGGCAGTTTTGAGGCATGCATCGAGCGCGTTCCGCTCTGCGCCCAGGGTGTGGACCGTGTCGAGTTCCTGCTTGCGGCCAACCCGGGAGAACGGCTCAAGCCGCTGCGCCAGGTCGCGAGCGGGGGCGAGATCTCGCGGATCATGCTGGCCCTGAAAGCGGTTTTCGCGGGCGCCGACCGCATCCCCACGCTGGTGTTCGACGAAATCGACGCGGGCGTCGGCGGGGCCATGGCGCGCAAGGTCGCCGACAAGATCGGCGAACTCGCCCGGTCGCACCAGGTCATCTGCATCACTCACATACCGCAGATTGCGGCGCTGGCGCGGACCCACTTCCGCGTGGCCAAGGAAACGAAACAGAAACGCACCACGAGTTCCGTCGTGGAAGTCAGCGGCGAAGCGCGCGTGGCGGAACTGGCGCGGCTGCTCGACGGCACCATGTCCGATGTCAGCCTGGAGCACGCGCGCGCGCTGTTGCGCGAACGGTAG
- the ispD gene encoding 2-C-methyl-D-erythritol 4-phosphate cytidylyltransferase, translating to MKAQLLVPAAGAGARLGADAPKALVDLEGKPMLARTIERAALPEFRLPVIITAPPDLLETFRDALRPWFADAAFRLVAGGAERQLSVANGLAEIDPDTEIVAIHDAARPFVAAESIRASILAAAEYGAATVAVPVTDTILEAGGAGFLARTPDRRTLWACQTPQTFRTAVIRDAHRCAAREGTLLTDDASLAQRYGAEVKLVPGTPFNFKVTTAADLHLARIIVREGLA from the coding sequence GTGAAGGCGCAGTTGCTGGTGCCTGCCGCGGGCGCGGGCGCGCGCCTCGGCGCGGATGCGCCTAAGGCGCTTGTTGATTTGGAGGGGAAGCCGATGCTGGCGCGGACCATCGAGCGCGCCGCCCTCCCCGAGTTCCGTCTTCCCGTAATCATCACGGCGCCGCCAGACTTGCTGGAGACTTTCCGTGACGCGCTGCGGCCTTGGTTTGCCGACGCGGCCTTCCGGCTCGTCGCGGGCGGCGCGGAGCGCCAGCTGTCAGTGGCCAATGGCCTTGCCGAGATCGACCCAGATACCGAAATCGTGGCTATTCATGACGCCGCGCGCCCTTTCGTCGCGGCGGAATCCATCCGGGCCTCGATCCTGGCCGCAGCCGAATATGGCGCCGCAACGGTCGCGGTCCCCGTCACGGACACGATTCTCGAGGCCGGCGGCGCGGGGTTTCTGGCGCGCACGCCAGACCGCCGCACACTCTGGGCCTGTCAAACGCCGCAGACGTTCCGCACGGCCGTGATCCGCGACGCGCACCGGTGCGCCGCGCGGGAAGGCACGCTGCTGACGGACGACGCGTCTCTGGCGCAGCGGTACGGCGCGGAGGTCAAGCTCGTTCCTGGCACGCCGTTCAATTTCAAAGTCACCACTGCCGCCGACCTGCACCTGGCCCGCATCATCGTTCGCGAGGGCTTGGCATGA
- a CDS encoding MBL fold metallo-hydrolase — translation MKITSYGAAEGVTGSKHLLEVNGYRILLDCGMFQGSRKEADEKNRRLGFDPQKLHCVVLSHAHIDHSGLLPMLAKGGYRGGIHATHATRDLCSIMLMDSAHIQEKDAEWLSKKHMTFIPPLYTAEDAQEIMRRFISAGYETRLPLVPGVFLTFHDAGHVLGSAMVDLEIDEGGRKRRLIFSGDIGRKNMPILEDPWEPTQADVVLMESTYGDRDHDPIEMMEEKLARIITETADRGGKIIIPTFALERAQEVIYALKRLEMQNRIPDIPVFVDSPLTVNITEVFRLHTEGFDSEFRHTLRQAGDPFHLKRISYIRALEESMKLNGLRDPAIILSASGMCEYGRILHHLKNHCGNPKNTILIIGFQAKNTLGRRIVERQLRIRIFGVEYELRAQVKIMNEFSAHAGRSELIAFGKRFKDSAGRILLVHGEPKALDALKTGLEREGVSNLAIQREGVPVEL, via the coding sequence ATGAAGATCACGTCTTACGGCGCCGCAGAGGGAGTCACGGGAAGCAAGCACCTCCTGGAAGTCAACGGTTACCGCATCCTGCTGGATTGCGGCATGTTTCAAGGCAGCCGCAAGGAAGCCGATGAGAAAAACCGCCGTCTGGGCTTTGACCCCCAAAAACTCCATTGCGTCGTGCTCAGCCATGCCCATATTGACCATAGCGGGCTTCTGCCCATGCTCGCGAAAGGGGGTTACCGCGGCGGCATCCACGCCACGCACGCAACCCGCGACCTCTGCTCCATCATGCTCATGGACAGCGCGCACATCCAGGAAAAAGACGCGGAATGGCTCTCCAAGAAGCACATGACATTCATCCCGCCTCTCTACACGGCCGAAGACGCCCAGGAAATCATGCGCCGGTTCATTTCCGCGGGCTACGAGACCCGGCTGCCGCTCGTGCCCGGCGTGTTCCTCACCTTCCACGACGCCGGCCATGTGCTCGGCTCCGCCATGGTCGACCTCGAGATTGACGAGGGCGGACGGAAGCGGCGCCTCATCTTCTCCGGCGATATTGGCCGCAAGAATATGCCCATCCTTGAAGACCCCTGGGAACCCACGCAGGCCGATGTCGTCCTGATGGAGAGCACTTACGGCGACCGCGACCACGATCCCATCGAGATGATGGAAGAAAAGCTGGCGCGAATCATCACCGAAACCGCGGACCGCGGCGGAAAAATCATTATTCCGACGTTCGCGCTCGAACGCGCACAGGAGGTCATTTACGCCCTGAAACGGCTCGAAATGCAGAACCGCATTCCGGACATTCCGGTATTCGTGGACAGCCCGCTCACCGTCAACATCACCGAGGTGTTCCGCCTGCACACGGAAGGGTTCGACTCTGAATTCCGACACACGCTGCGTCAGGCCGGCGACCCCTTCCACCTGAAGCGCATCTCCTACATCCGCGCGCTTGAGGAATCCATGAAGCTTAACGGCCTGCGTGACCCCGCCATCATCCTGTCGGCTTCCGGCATGTGCGAATACGGACGCATCCTGCACCACCTGAAGAACCATTGCGGAAACCCGAAAAACACCATTCTCATCATCGGCTTCCAAGCCAAGAATACCCTGGGCCGCCGGATCGTCGAACGCCAGTTGCGCATTCGCATATTTGGCGTCGAGTATGAACTGCGCGCACAGGTGAAGATCATGAACGAATTCAGCGCGCACGCCGGCCGTTCGGAACTCATCGCCTTTGGCAAACGGTTCAAGGACTCAGCCGGGCGAATCTTGCTGGTTCACGGCGAGCCCAAGGCCCTCGACGCGCTCAAAACGGGATTAGAACGGGAAGGCGTCTCCAACCTCGCCATACAGCGAGAAGGCGTTCCTGTCGAATTGTAG
- a CDS encoding DegT/DnrJ/EryC1/StrS family aminotransferase, translating to MPSPAIRFELESKFGSQYGAEEEQAVLAVLRQGAPTSGSACLQFERDFAAYCGTQHARVVSNGTAALFLSLLALGIKPGDRVITTPLTWIATAAAGATLGAEVGFVDIDPETYNLDPKLLEANLTPNTKAVLPVHLYGQCCDMDALLDLSRRHGFAIVEDACHAAGAEYRGRKAGSMGATGCFSFHEQKNMSTLGEGGMVVTNSPDLFERIALYRSHCTRVYGASTKYCRLDEARMPMGKRFWWQDFDDTGYNFRMTDIQAAVGIEQLRKLDAFNQRRIELAAYLTERLQDVPGLRTPAVLPGRKHVFHLYPLEIDAARFGMNKEDFIHAMLHEDGIKIGTHYIPLHYSTAFRKRGFGPGQFPVVEAVANRLVTLPLHPRLTFEALDYMIACIRKHARTQ from the coding sequence ATGCCTTCGCCTGCCATTCGCTTTGAACTCGAGAGCAAATTCGGCTCGCAATACGGTGCGGAAGAAGAACAAGCCGTCCTTGCGGTCTTGCGCCAGGGCGCGCCTACCTCCGGGAGTGCCTGCCTGCAATTCGAGCGTGACTTCGCCGCATACTGCGGCACGCAACATGCCCGCGTCGTGTCCAATGGCACCGCGGCCCTGTTTCTTTCCCTGTTGGCGCTGGGCATCAAGCCCGGTGACCGCGTCATTACAACGCCGCTCACGTGGATTGCCACCGCCGCGGCGGGCGCCACGCTCGGCGCGGAAGTCGGTTTCGTCGACATCGACCCGGAGACGTACAACCTCGACCCGAAGCTGCTGGAGGCGAATCTTACGCCGAACACGAAGGCCGTGCTGCCGGTACACTTGTACGGCCAGTGCTGCGATATGGATGCGCTGCTCGACCTGTCGCGCCGGCACGGGTTCGCAATTGTCGAAGACGCCTGCCACGCCGCCGGCGCCGAATACCGCGGGCGCAAGGCGGGCAGCATGGGCGCGACGGGTTGTTTCAGTTTCCACGAACAGAAGAACATGTCGACCCTCGGCGAGGGCGGCATGGTCGTCACGAACAGCCCGGACCTTTTCGAGCGGATTGCGCTCTACCGGTCGCATTGCACGCGCGTTTACGGCGCCAGCACAAAATACTGCCGCCTCGACGAAGCACGCATGCCCATGGGCAAGCGGTTCTGGTGGCAGGATTTCGACGATACGGGCTACAACTTCCGCATGACGGACATTCAGGCGGCCGTAGGCATCGAACAGTTGCGCAAGCTGGACGCGTTCAACCAGCGGCGCATCGAACTGGCCGCATATCTCACGGAACGGCTGCAAGACGTGCCGGGACTGAGGACACCCGCCGTCCTGCCGGGCCGCAAGCACGTCTTCCACCTGTATCCCCTCGAAATCGATGCGGCTCGCTTCGGCATGAACAAGGAAGACTTTATTCACGCGATGCTTCACGAAGACGGCATCAAGATTGGCACACATTACATCCCGTTGCACTACAGCACCGCTTTCCGCAAGCGCGGATTCGGTCCGGGCCAGTTTCCCGTAGTGGAAGCCGTCGCGAACCGTCTTGTAACCTTGCCGTTGCATCCCAGGCTGACTTTCGAGGCCCTGGACTATATGATTGCCTGCATACGGAAGCACGCGCGCACGCAGTGA
- a CDS encoding 2-C-methyl-D-erythritol 2,4-cyclodiphosphate synthase, translating to MIRIGIGCDIHRLTPGRPLVLGGVAIPHEKGLAGHSDADALCHAVTDAVLGALALGDIGRHFPDTDPRYAGADSMELLRAAVRMAADAGYRLVNVDANIVAQRPKLQPHIEAMRQRLAEALRIDTACVSVKAKTNEGVGPEGREEAIRTEAAVLLESP from the coding sequence ATGATCCGCATCGGTATCGGTTGCGACATTCACCGGCTGACTCCGGGACGCCCGCTCGTTCTCGGCGGTGTTGCCATACCTCACGAAAAGGGCCTCGCCGGCCATTCCGACGCGGACGCGCTGTGTCATGCCGTAACCGACGCGGTCCTGGGAGCGCTCGCCTTGGGCGATATCGGCCGCCATTTCCCCGATACGGACCCGCGATACGCAGGCGCGGACAGCATGGAACTGCTCCGAGCCGCCGTGCGTATGGCCGCCGATGCCGGGTACCGGCTGGTCAACGTGGACGCAAACATCGTCGCGCAGCGTCCAAAGTTGCAGCCGCACATCGAGGCGATGCGTCAGCGCCTCGCCGAGGCCCTGCGCATCGATACCGCCTGCGTGTCGGTGAAGGCGAAAACCAACGAGGGCGTGGGCCCGGAAGGCCGCGAGGAGGCCATCCGCACCGAGGCCGCCGTCCTGCTGGAATCCCCATAG
- a CDS encoding YraN family protein, with protein MWPWRRPQPLGQKAEDLAARFLRRAGYKILARNLRLSRYELDIVARQGDTIAFVEVRSRRAPDPVPPEDTVGYTKRRHLTCAANSYRARFPDPDAYYRFDIVAVVFPEHGKPEITHLVDAFPPEE; from the coding sequence ATGTGGCCATGGCGTAGACCGCAGCCGCTGGGCCAGAAGGCGGAAGACTTGGCCGCACGGTTCCTGCGCCGCGCCGGATACAAGATTCTCGCCCGTAACCTGCGTCTGAGCCGCTATGAGCTCGACATCGTCGCGCGCCAGGGCGACACGATCGCCTTTGTCGAGGTGCGTTCCCGGCGCGCGCCGGACCCCGTGCCCCCGGAAGACACCGTGGGCTACACGAAGCGTCGTCACCTTACATGCGCCGCCAACTCCTACAGGGCTCGATTCCCCGACCCGGACGCCTACTACCGTTTCGACATCGTGGCGGTCGTCTTTCCCGAGCACGGGAAACCGGAGATCACCCATCTCGTGGATGCGTTTCCTCCCGAGGAATAA
- a CDS encoding TRAM domain-containing protein, with protein sequence MGGIWAQYLLDSPPASPDGSPPVWTLIVGGLVGGAVSLLVLFFLRFVTQDVYERISPALASIALAMIIGYFIGAYILSWFPQAEMSLRVFVTVSLVLVFGYIGITLGLTRASNWESLVSEVRRNRRGEVSLKLVDTSVVIDGRIADICDSGFLEGTLLLPRFVLNELQHIADSSEVLRRAKGRRGLDILKRLQEGGSRTNLEIIEDDPKEAPDVDSKLVRLALKYHAKILTNDFNLNKVAQIEGIHVLNVNDLANALKPALVPDEVMEVKIIKEGKEPTQGVGYLDDGTMIVVDNGRAHVGRTVQVVVTSVLQTAAGRMIFTRYNGEIR encoded by the coding sequence ATGGGCGGGATTTGGGCCCAGTATCTGTTGGACAGCCCGCCGGCCAGCCCTGACGGCAGTCCGCCTGTCTGGACCTTGATTGTCGGGGGGCTCGTCGGGGGCGCTGTCTCCCTGCTGGTGCTGTTCTTCCTCCGCTTCGTCACACAGGATGTATACGAGCGCATATCTCCCGCGCTGGCCTCGATTGCCCTAGCTATGATTATTGGTTACTTCATCGGCGCATACATTCTTTCCTGGTTTCCCCAGGCGGAGATGTCCTTGCGTGTCTTCGTAACCGTCTCGCTTGTGCTGGTCTTTGGCTATATCGGCATCACCCTTGGCCTCACCCGCGCGTCGAACTGGGAATCCCTGGTCTCGGAAGTGCGCCGGAACCGCCGGGGCGAAGTCAGCCTGAAACTGGTGGATACCAGCGTCGTCATTGACGGTCGCATCGCGGACATCTGCGACAGCGGCTTCCTGGAAGGGACGTTGCTCCTCCCGCGTTTCGTGCTGAATGAGCTGCAGCATATTGCCGACTCATCGGAAGTCCTCCGCCGCGCCAAGGGGCGCCGCGGCCTCGATATCCTGAAACGGCTGCAGGAGGGCGGTTCGCGCACAAACCTCGAGATTATCGAGGATGACCCGAAAGAAGCGCCGGACGTGGACAGCAAGCTGGTTCGTCTCGCGCTCAAGTATCATGCGAAGATCCTGACCAACGACTTCAATCTCAACAAGGTGGCCCAGATCGAAGGCATTCATGTGCTCAACGTCAACGATCTCGCCAACGCGCTCAAGCCCGCGCTGGTGCCCGACGAAGTCATGGAAGTCAAGATCATCAAAGAGGGCAAGGAACCGACGCAGGGCGTGGGCTACCTCGATGACGGCACGATGATCGTGGTGGACAACGGCCGCGCGCATGTAGGCAGAACGGTCCAGGTTGTAGTGACCAGCGTCCTGCAGACGGCCGCGGGGCGCATGATCTTTACGCGCTATAACGGCGAGATCCGGTGA